The Nitrospiria bacterium genome includes a window with the following:
- a CDS encoding methyltransferase domain-containing protein, with the protein MKEMTPQEIIENQKQQWNGVAPSWEKWDQKLDQNLSFLNHRLIGDAQLRFGQTVLDLGSGTGFPAVLIAQTVGEKGSVTGLDLAESMLTVAREKAQRLGVTNIQFQQGDITALPFESNQFDAVTSRFCLMFLPEIPKAIVEIARVLKPGGYLAAAVWSEPKKNQFVQIPVQALSKIIEFPKPDPNQPGIFRLAPPGELMDMAKQAGLHGIRDEEVEAESPFDSPDEYYENLLDLAAPLKPFFEKLTPDQKKQVETEVKGEIKQFQREDQIFLPMAIRLVTARKPLG; encoded by the coding sequence ATGAAGGAAATGACACCACAAGAGATTATTGAAAACCAAAAACAGCAATGGAATGGGGTTGCTCCCTCCTGGGAAAAGTGGGATCAGAAATTGGATCAAAACCTCTCTTTTCTGAATCATCGACTGATCGGGGATGCCCAATTACGTTTCGGACAAACCGTCCTGGATCTTGGAAGCGGAACCGGTTTCCCTGCCGTTCTGATCGCCCAGACCGTTGGGGAAAAAGGAAGCGTCACAGGCCTTGATTTAGCTGAGAGCATGCTAACCGTTGCACGGGAAAAGGCTCAACGACTCGGGGTAACCAATATTCAATTTCAACAGGGAGATATTACAGCCCTTCCGTTTGAATCCAATCAATTCGATGCTGTGACTAGCCGTTTTTGCCTTATGTTCCTTCCGGAAATCCCGAAAGCCATCGTAGAAATCGCCAGGGTTTTAAAACCCGGTGGATATCTTGCCGCAGCGGTCTGGTCTGAACCCAAAAAAAACCAATTTGTTCAAATACCGGTGCAGGCCCTTTCAAAAATCATCGAGTTTCCCAAGCCCGATCCCAACCAACCCGGAATATTTCGTTTGGCCCCTCCCGGCGAATTGATGGACATGGCAAAACAGGCAGGACTCCATGGAATCAGAGATGAGGAGGTTGAAGCTGAATCTCCCTTTGACTCCCCCGATGAATATTATGAAAACCTTCTAGATCTGGCGGCACCCCTCAAGCCATTTTTTGAAAAGCTCACGCCTGATCAAAAAAAGCAGGTTGAAACGGAGGTTAAAGGGGAAATCAAACAATTTCAAAGGGAGGACCAGATTTTCCTCCCCATGGCCATCCGGCTGGTCACGGCCAGAAAACCCCTTGGATGA
- a CDS encoding NAD(P)H-dependent oxidoreductase: MKNIVSISGTNRPNNYTSRALNIVNDELSKKGLNPMVFDARELSLSFPGHPPSDATEKLRAGIEKATGVVLATPEYHGSFSAMTKLIIENLGFPSVLAGKPVALIGVAAGRIGAIKSLEQLKGVCSHIGAIVVPGSVSIAGVQSIFEDNGHCTDPGSEKALRGVAQSLLDFIKDYVCPKYALEEMVRGEAQPWSAKI; this comes from the coding sequence ATGAAAAACATTGTCAGTATTTCGGGAACAAACCGTCCCAATAATTACACCTCACGTGCCCTCAATATCGTCAATGATGAATTGTCTAAAAAAGGGTTAAACCCGATGGTCTTCGATGCACGTGAACTCTCATTGTCCTTTCCAGGACATCCCCCATCAGATGCAACCGAAAAGCTGCGGGCAGGCATTGAAAAAGCAACAGGGGTTGTTCTTGCCACTCCCGAATATCACGGAAGTTTTTCGGCCATGACAAAGCTCATCATCGAAAACCTTGGGTTTCCATCGGTCCTAGCAGGGAAACCGGTTGCTCTTATCGGTGTGGCAGCAGGAAGAATCGGAGCCATCAAGTCTCTTGAGCAATTAAAAGGCGTCTGCTCCCACATTGGGGCCATCGTGGTTCCAGGGTCGGTTTCCATTGCCGGTGTACAAAGTATCTTTGAGGATAATGGCCATTGCACCGATCCGGGATCTGAAAAAGCTTTAAGGGGGGTAGCCCAATCTTTACTTGATTTTATCAAGGATTATGTCTGTCCCAAATACGCTTTAGAAGAGATGGTCCGCGGAGAGGCACAGCCTTGGTCGGCTAAAATATAA
- a CDS encoding alpha-amylase family glycosyl hydrolase codes for MKELPTFPALYEINTRVWLRQFDSPGQRATLEKVPSEYWDRLSHMGIHIIWLMGVWETNQSSIEKYGSHPSVIEGYRKALPDFKKADVIGSPYAIDDYRLNPALGNLDGLKKIREDLNQKGMLLFLDFIPNHFNADSHLIQEHPEFFIQGNKSLYQKSALTFFKHKGTNSFFAHGRDPYFPPWIDTVQVNYFHPDTRRFMIQKLVELAEISDGVRCDMAMLVLNSIFKETWNHVLDEMGYKDPQEEFWDQAIKAVKSKFPGFIFMGEVYWGKEGTLQEMGFDFTYDKSLTDFMENGNANQIRKHLETTKPVQPRSVHFIENHDEERAVRKFGKEKSLVGAVTISTLPGLRFFHDGQFEGKMIKLPVQLGREPKETVQEDIQSFYHRLLSITKNPVFTSGEWTLLESLSAGEGDGSHQNILIWIWGYQQEKRLVTVNFSNHVCRCRVFLNFKENHGDLTFSDLLNHQTYTRKADDLQKNGLFIELERYQSHIFSF; via the coding sequence ATGAAAGAACTTCCGACTTTCCCGGCTCTTTACGAAATCAACACCCGGGTATGGCTGCGGCAATTTGATTCCCCCGGTCAAAGGGCAACCCTTGAAAAGGTTCCTTCAGAATATTGGGACCGATTATCCCACATGGGAATTCATATTATTTGGCTCATGGGAGTATGGGAAACCAACCAGAGCAGTATTGAAAAATATGGGTCCCACCCCAGTGTCATTGAGGGTTACAGAAAGGCTTTGCCGGATTTCAAAAAAGCCGACGTCATTGGGTCTCCCTATGCCATTGATGATTACCGCCTTAATCCTGCATTGGGCAACCTGGATGGCCTTAAAAAAATCAGAGAAGACCTCAATCAAAAAGGGATGCTTCTGTTCCTTGATTTTATTCCCAACCATTTTAACGCAGACTCCCATTTGATACAGGAACATCCTGAATTTTTTATTCAAGGAAACAAAAGTTTGTATCAAAAATCTGCCTTGACCTTTTTCAAACATAAGGGCACCAATTCATTTTTCGCCCATGGGCGGGACCCCTACTTTCCCCCGTGGATCGATACCGTCCAGGTGAATTACTTTCACCCGGACACCAGGCGTTTCATGATTCAAAAGCTGGTGGAACTGGCGGAAATCAGTGATGGGGTCCGGTGCGATATGGCCATGCTGGTGTTAAATTCAATCTTCAAGGAAACCTGGAACCATGTTTTGGATGAAATGGGGTACAAGGACCCCCAGGAGGAATTTTGGGATCAAGCCATTAAAGCGGTGAAATCCAAATTTCCCGGTTTTATTTTTATGGGAGAAGTTTACTGGGGGAAAGAAGGAACATTGCAGGAAATGGGATTTGACTTTACCTATGACAAATCCTTAACGGATTTTATGGAAAATGGGAATGCAAACCAGATTCGAAAGCATTTGGAAACCACCAAACCGGTTCAGCCGCGCTCGGTTCATTTTATTGAAAATCATGATGAAGAGCGGGCGGTCAGAAAATTTGGGAAAGAAAAATCTTTGGTTGGTGCAGTCACCATCAGCACTCTTCCAGGCCTTCGTTTTTTCCATGACGGGCAATTTGAAGGGAAAATGATCAAACTTCCAGTACAATTAGGAAGAGAACCTAAAGAAACCGTGCAGGAGGATATTCAGTCATTTTATCACCGGCTTTTATCGATTACGAAAAACCCCGTTTTTACATCGGGGGAATGGACCCTTTTGGAATCTCTTTCTGCGGGTGAAGGAGATGGATCCCATCAAAATATCCTCATTTGGATTTGGGGTTATCAACAAGAAAAACGCCTGGTCACCGTTAACTTTTCAAACCATGTTTGCAGGTGCAGGGTATTCTTAAACTTTAAAGAAAACCACGGGGATTTGACCTTTTCGGACCTGTTAAACCATCAGACCTACACACGCAAGGCGGACGACCTCCAAAAAAACGGACTTTTCATTGAGCTGGAGAGGTATCAATCCCATATCTTTTCTTTCTGA